The Topomyia yanbarensis strain Yona2022 chromosome 3, ASM3024719v1, whole genome shotgun sequence nucleotide sequence TGAGAATAACATCCAACAAATCGTCTTGTACGACAGGACAGACCATCAGAGCATCGTTCAGAGAGTACCCTGAGCTAGTTCGACATGAAGCGTCAAACACTACGCGCAGCTTCGTAGTCGTGCTGTCAGGTTTCAAAATAGCGTGATGTGGCAGGTGGTAAACGATGTCTGAAGTATCTTCGACGACTTCGCTCATATGACCAAGAGCTTGATACTCGTGTATAAATTCACTGTACTGCGCTTTCAACTCCGGGTTCGCTGCCAGACGTCACTCTAAACTCATAAACCGCTTAACAATTGTACCTTTAGAATCACCGAGCTGCTTGATGATCGATTGCTTTTTTGGAAGTGTGACCACGAATCTTCCCGTCTCATTTCTGAATGTAGTCTCGCTGAAGATTTTCTCGCACGCCGACTCTTCCGTGGAATTCGTGCTGGTTGTTCGACAAGTTTCTAGCTCCCAAAACTTGGTTAATTGATCGTGAATCTCGGCTGTTGAACAAACGTTGGTCGTCGAAATTGCACCGCTAGATGATGAACTGGGAACGCGACCGGAAACTATCCAGCCAAAAACAGTTTTCTGCAGAATAGGCCCGTCTTCAGTTGCCTTGTATCTACCCCCTTCAAATAGGTCGACGTAATACTCCGCCCCGATAATCATGTCAATCGGACCGGATTCATAAAACCAGGGATCGCCAAGAGCTACTGCTTCTGGTAGACACAACTGCGATGGATTGAAGCTTGCTGTCGGTAACGCCAATGTTAGCTTCGGCAAAACATGGAAACACATCTCCTCGGCATACGACGAAATCTCACTGGACCATGCAGCAACTGCTGCACTGACGGATCTTATTGACGCTACACTCGACGAACCAATGCCCTGAATGCACAAGAAGGCTGGCGATTCACGGAActtaagcttatttgaaaaacTAGCCGTCCTCAGGCAATGCTGCGAGCAAGAATCTAGCAAGGCTCGCGCAAGCAACGAATTGCCGTGAGGGTCCTTAACGGTCACAAGCACCGTCGAGAGAACAATATTGTGTGTAGGTGCGTTGGGGAGTGCTATGCATGTTTGGCTAGTGGAGGCTGTATTGGTGTTGGACGGTGATGTGGTTGTGTTATGCAAGTTGGCGGTGTTCGTCTGTGCATTGGTCGGATGAGTGTGTATTTGTTGGTTCGGACTGTGTTGCTTGGTTTGTGGCTGTCGTGGCTGCTGGTGTACTGTCTGAGGTCTTGACTGTGGAAGTGAAACGGAGGATCCTGTCTGCGGTGTTTCAGTATGCAGCATCGAGTAGTGACGCTGAT carries:
- the LOC131687575 gene encoding uncharacterized protein LOC131687575, which gives rise to MLEKIGESTENWSTILAYMICTRLDSSTLRQWESHHNFKDVPNYRDLMGYLRSQCSVLQSISIPSKMNSDPRSQKVAVCHTLVKTSGKYPFCGESWHSAFQCAKFQKQSVPDRISAVMRSKLYRNCLRLGHVARTCERGVCHHCHQRHYSMLHTETPQTGSSVSLPQSRPQTVHQQPRQPQTKQHSPNQQIHTHPTNAQTNTANLHNTTTSPSNTNTASTSQTCIALPNAPTHNIVLSTVLVTVKDPHGNSLLARALLDSCSQHCLRTASFSNKLKFRESPAFLCIQGIGSSSVASIRSVSAAVAAWSSEISSYAEEMCFHVLPKLTLALPTASFNPSQLCLPEAVALGDPWFYESGPIDMIIGAEYYVDLFEGGRYKATEDGPILQKTVFGWIVSGRVPSSSSSGAISTTNVCSTAEIHDQLTKFWELETCRTTSTNSTEESACEKIFSETTFRNETGRFVVTLPKKQSIIKQLGDSKANPELKAQYSEFIHEYQALGHMSEVVEDTSDIVYHLPHHAILKPDSTTTKLRVVFDASCRTSSGYSLNDALMIPSTSLRTSRGHHKNVPLGASSVCRSTSAKDSMARFIIKIFQLTTVTYVTASAPYLATKCLQTLAEHGQQPHPIVAKVVQQDFYVDDMLSGEDEPEEGRMFINEMISLMESAGFSLRKWNSNCREILLEVPEYLRDDRTILQLDSPTSTVKTLGLLWEPSTDRFQFSTPRSGTHRRSSPNASFCRMSLDFSIHSDW